The DNA sequence ATTTTTCTTGATAGTCAACTCGTAGAGGAAGGAAGTCTACTTTTTCATTCAGGTCTATAGCACATGCGCTTGTAAACACACAAGTCTCACCTGAACGGACGAGAACTGCTCCATTGGCTTGGCGAGCAATTTTCCCTGCTTCAAATACCAGAGTTTTACCTTCGGCCAGATTAATAGAAATAGTTTGAAAATTCATGAAGGTCTCCTGTTGGATATTTGTAGAGGGAAGTGAAAAATTACTTACGCAAATTTAATCTAGTAATTAAATTTTTGTATCTTTCGGTATCTGTAGAATTAAGATATTCCAAAAGCTTTCTCCTCTGACCAACAAGTTTCAATAGAGCTAGGCGAGAGTTTTGATCCTTAGGAGATCTTTTGAGATGTTCTTTCAATTCTGCGATATGTTCCGTAAGAATAGCAATTTGTACATCTGCTGACCCTGTATCCTTTTCATGAAGTTGAAACTTCTTTGTGATTTCTTCTTTAGTTCCTTTATCCAAAGACATCGGATGTCTCCTTAAAATAATTACCGCAAAAGCCAATTATACTTGAGGACGTGGTTAATGTACACCTTTTGGTAGAGTAAGATTTTTTTTCTGCTAACAAAGGAAAAATATCGATGCCATTTAACGGTCTCAGATTGCTTCTTAAAGGAGTTTTATCGATATTATATGTTTATATTTTTAGAATTTTAATCAAATAAACAATATTATTTATAATTAGCTAATGAGATGTGTATGGATGTAGAAAAAGACACTTTTTTTATGCAACAAGCCTTGAAAGAAGCTCGTAAGGCATATAATGAAGATGAAGTGCCTGTAGGCTGTATTATTGTGAAAGATGATAAAATTATTGCTCGTGGGCATAATTCTGTCGAGCAGCTTAAAGATCCTACTGCTCATGCTGAAATTTTATGTATAGGGTCTGCTTCTGCAGCTTTAGATAACTGGCGTTTAACGGATACAGTGCTCTACTGTACTTTAGAACCTTGTTTAATGTGCGCAGGAGCCATGCAATTAGCTAGAATTTCCAGGCTGGTTTGGGGCGCTCCAGACTTGCGTTTAGGAGCAGGAGGAAGTTGGATAGATATTTTTACCAAGAAACACCCTTTCCATGCTCTAACTTGTACTGGATATATATGCGTGGATGAATCTGAGAATCTAATGAAACAATTTTTTACAGAAAAGCGTAAAGAAAAAAGTGGAAAATAAAATTATTATATTAGTAAATCAGCTCTATGAAAATCAAAAATCTCGGCTACAGCAAGTGGGAGAAAAGATAGTTCCTAATTTAACTTCCGAAGATTTACTACAGCCTATGGATTTTCCTGAATTAGAAGAAAATCCTTATTTTCGCTTTGAAGAGGGTGTTTTATCAGGAATGGGTGAGGTACGTGCTGCGATTTTAGCTATGCTTTCGCAACAAGACTAAAACCTTAAAGAAGTGATATAAGGGTTAGGAATTTTTTCTTTTTTACAAAAAAGCATACCTAACAAGATAGAGAGCATTGATGCAATCAGCAAAAGGAATGCTCCTGAAAAGATAAGGATGCAATAATAGAAGCCCAGAATAAATACAAAGCCCCACTTTCTTGACACTGATAGAGGAGTGGGGCCTATTGTAAAGCGTTTTTCTGGATCTAAGAAGATCTGGACAATCAAAATACCACAGATAAGGCTTTCCGGTCCAAAGAAGGATTGGGAACTATGAATAAGAACCATGAAACTCCAGAGAATAGCCCCTATAATTAGTATTTGACTCGAGATTAAAATGAGAACACTAAGAGCTCCTAACTTGCGGATGACGTGGTGAATCCCTTTATAGAAGGCAAGAAAATCTATGATGTTGCGTAAAAGAAGTCTTTGAGTAATTTCAAAACTTTGGTTTTTATCTAGGGATAGCGAATCTGCAGTGATTAAAGGATAGGTAAAGAACTGCCAGAAATAATGTTTTTGTATTCCTTTAATAGAAAGAGCTAGGATTTCAAGAAGATTAGGTCCTCCAAAAATTTTGTTGATAATATAAGAGAGGAATGGAGCAATACAAGAGGTAAGTAATACAATTGAGGGGAGTTTTTTTAAAATTTTGGATAGCGCAGGGAACTTACTATGCTTATCGGGGAAGATCACCCTCATGGAGTCTTTACCTGAAGTCTGACGGTCATGCCTCTATAGTAGAGAATGGATTGTTTTATTAGAAGATTATTGTCGTAGTTTAATTCGAGGGAGAGGTTGTTAAATTGGCTTTGATTGTCAGTTCTGTTAGGGTAGATAGCATAGAGCTAGTAGCTTGTAAAATTTGCATCGACTCTGTGGATGTTGAGTTTACGGATTTCTGATTCGCTTGCGCTCTTTGTTGAGCTGAAGAAAGTTCTTGTTGTATCAACTGACGGTTTGCTGAAATCTGCTGATTTGAACTTTGGTAGGCTTGAATTTCGTTTTGGTTAGTATATTCGTCATCAGTTCCATCTTTTTTCTTGAGATCAGGCACTTTAAGTAAGGGCAGGTTGATGAGTTCTTTAACTCTTTGCTGCTGAACTATAGTATTGTCTTGTAGTACAGCCATGATGGAATGACTGTATTCCGTTGTCGATGAAGAAAGTTGTAGCATTACAGAGATGCAAAAGTAGAAAG is a window from the Chlamydia serpentis genome containing:
- the rpsO gene encoding 30S ribosomal protein S15; protein product: MSLDKGTKEEITKKFQLHEKDTGSADVQIAILTEHIAELKEHLKRSPKDQNSRLALLKLVGQRRKLLEYLNSTDTERYKNLITRLNLRK
- the tadA gene encoding tRNA adenosine(34) deaminase TadA, which gives rise to MDVEKDTFFMQQALKEARKAYNEDEVPVGCIIVKDDKIIARGHNSVEQLKDPTAHAEILCIGSASAALDNWRLTDTVLYCTLEPCLMCAGAMQLARISRLVWGAPDLRLGAGGSWIDIFTKKHPFHALTCTGYICVDESENLMKQFFTEKRKEKSGK
- a CDS encoding CT847 family type III secretion system effector, which codes for MTSPISSSVTNKSDRVVPDSTKVVSDSIQINKQSAFYFCISVMLQLSSSTTEYSHSIMAVLQDNTIVQQQRVKELINLPLLKVPDLKKKDGTDDEYTNQNEIQAYQSSNQQISANRQLIQQELSSAQQRAQANQKSVNSTSTESMQILQATSSMLSTLTELTIKANLTTSPSN